The Canis aureus isolate CA01 chromosome 11, VMU_Caureus_v.1.0, whole genome shotgun sequence genome has a segment encoding these proteins:
- the LOC144322983 gene encoding olfactory receptor 6C75, translated as MRNHTAITEFILLGLTNDPQWQVVLFIFLFVTYMLSVTGNLIIITLTLSDPHLQTPMYFFLRNFSFLEISFTSVCIPRFLVTIVTRDRTITYNGCVTQLFFFIFLGVTEFYLLAAMSYDRYVAICKPLHYMTVMSSRVCILLVFSSWLAGFLIIFPPLILLLQLDFCASNIIDHFICDSSPILQLSCTNTHFLELMAFFLAVVTLMVTLTLVILSYTYIIRTILRIPSTSQRKKAFSTCSSHMIVVSLSYGSCIFMYIKPSARERVTLSKGVAVLNTSVAPLLNPFIYTLRNQQVKQAFKNMVQRMVLLNMKVKTEEI; from the coding sequence atgagaaatcaCACAGCAATAACAGAGTTTATTCTTCTTGGATTGACAAATGACCCACAGTGGCAGGTTgtacttttcatatttctttttgttacctACATGCTCAGTGTGACTGGGAACCTGATCATTATCACCCTCACTCTTTCAGATCCCCACCTGCAGACTCCAATGTATTTCTTCCTTCGAAACTTCTCATTCCTAGAAATATCATTCACGTCTGTCTGCATTCCCAGATTCCTTGTCACTATCGTGACAAGGGACAGAACCATTACTTACAATGGTTGTGTGACTCAgctatttttcttcatcttcttggGGGTGACAGAATTTTACCTTCTGGCTGCCATGTCCTATGACCGCTacgtggccatctgcaaaccccTGCATTACATGACTGTCATGAGCAGCAGAGTCTGCATCCTTCTTGTCTTTAGCTCATGGCTTGCAGGATTCCTGATCATCTTTCCACCATTAATCCTGCTGCTGCAACTGGATTTCTGTGCCTCCAATATAATTGATCATTTTATTTGTGACTCTTCTCCAATTCTACAGCTTTCTTGTACAAACACTCACTTTCTAGAACTCATGGCATTTTTTTTAGCGGTGGTAACACTTATGGTCACCTTAACCCTAGTTATTCTCTCTTATACATACATCATCCGGACAATTCTGAGAATTCCTTCTACGAGTCAAAGGAAAAAAGCCTTTTCCACATGTTCCTCCCACATGATAGTGGTCTCCCTCTCTTATGGTAGCTGTATCTTCATGTACATTAAGCCTTCTGCAAGGGAAAGGGTAACTTTAAGCAAAGGAGTAGCTGTGCTCAATACCTCAGTGGCTCCTCTCTTGAATCCTTTCATATACACACTAAGAAACCAGCAGGTGAAGCAAGCCTTCAAGAACATGGTTCAGAGAATg